The Desulfobotulus mexicanus genome window below encodes:
- a CDS encoding RsbRD N-terminal domain-containing protein codes for MEFKALFGNSREKMAERWITLVAGTYPARRSQSFFLNEKDPFANPVGHTLRTVLPEVLKGLVEGLGDEELEKLLDPLIRIRAVQEFTPKEAVTFVFYLKDLAREALGSKILEDKKNQSLLYAFDKRVDDLSLIAFSLYMACREQIWSFKSRHVVERSINLLEKADILCEVENLGVDILPQRIFRKMQKDAAEKKEAITN; via the coding sequence ATGGAATTTAAAGCTTTGTTTGGAAACAGCAGGGAAAAAATGGCGGAACGTTGGATAACGCTTGTAGCCGGAACCTATCCTGCCAGGCGCAGCCAGTCATTTTTTCTCAATGAAAAAGATCCTTTTGCCAATCCCGTCGGACATACTCTTCGTACAGTTCTTCCGGAAGTACTCAAGGGTCTTGTGGAAGGGCTTGGGGATGAGGAACTTGAAAAACTTCTGGACCCCCTCATCCGTATCCGTGCAGTACAGGAGTTTACGCCTAAAGAAGCGGTGACCTTTGTTTTTTATCTCAAAGATCTTGCCCGTGAAGCATTGGGCTCAAAAATACTGGAAGATAAAAAAAATCAGTCCTTGCTCTATGCCTTTGACAAGAGGGTGGATGATCTTTCCCTGATAGCCTTCAGTCTTTACATGGCCTGCAGGGAACAGATATGGTCCTTTAAATCCCGTCATGTGGTGGAAAGGAGCATTAATCTTCTGGAAAAGGCGGACATTCTCTGTGAGGTGGAAAATCTGGGGGTGGATATTCTTCCCCAGCGGATTTTCAGGAAAATGCAGAAGGATGCAGCAGAAAAAAAAGAAGCCATAACTAACTGA
- the dsrM gene encoding sulfate reduction electron transfer complex DsrMKJOP subunit DsrM, with the protein MNQHLLYSLAAVLVLGLIGYAGGSGMPYLFGVIIPYAAMVLFFAGFAMRMLGWVKSPVPFRIPTTCGQQQSFSWIQHSKYDNPSNKRDVLVRMLLEIFLFRSLFRNTKNEIREGKVVYNLEIWLWLFGLIFHYSFLVVLVRHLRFFLEPIPALLKVVEMLDGILQIGLPGIMLSGFMLLGAALFLFARRILIPQVRYISLTADYFPVLLIASIAGTGILMRYVAKVDIFTVKQMTMSLATFSPVVPEGIGGLFYAHFFLVCVLFAYFPFSKLMHSGGIFLSPTRNMANNSRAVRHINPWNPKLKFVTYADYEDEFREKMIEAGLPVEKKE; encoded by the coding sequence ATGAATCAACACCTGCTTTATTCCCTTGCGGCGGTACTGGTTCTCGGTTTGATCGGCTATGCCGGTGGAAGCGGGATGCCCTATCTGTTTGGGGTCATCATACCCTATGCCGCCATGGTGCTGTTTTTTGCAGGGTTCGCCATGCGGATGCTGGGATGGGTAAAATCCCCTGTCCCCTTCCGCATTCCGACCACCTGCGGGCAGCAGCAATCTTTTTCCTGGATCCAGCACTCCAAGTACGACAATCCCTCGAATAAGAGGGATGTTCTTGTGCGCATGCTGCTGGAAATCTTTCTTTTCCGGTCTCTTTTCCGCAATACGAAAAACGAGATCCGTGAAGGAAAGGTCGTTTATAACCTGGAAATCTGGCTTTGGCTTTTCGGCCTGATTTTCCACTATTCCTTCCTTGTGGTTCTGGTAAGGCATCTTCGCTTTTTCCTGGAGCCCATCCCCGCCCTTCTCAAGGTGGTGGAAATGCTGGATGGCATTCTGCAGATCGGGCTTCCCGGTATCATGCTTTCCGGCTTCATGCTTCTGGGTGCGGCCCTGTTCCTTTTTGCCCGCCGTATCCTTATTCCCCAGGTACGCTACATTTCCCTTACAGCGGATTATTTTCCGGTTCTGCTGATTGCTTCCATTGCAGGTACAGGGATACTGATGCGTTATGTTGCCAAGGTGGATATTTTCACGGTGAAGCAGATGACCATGAGCCTTGCCACCTTCAGCCCTGTGGTGCCTGAAGGTATAGGTGGTCTTTTCTATGCCCACTTTTTCCTTGTTTGCGTATTGTTTGCTTATTTTCCCTTCTCAAAACTGATGCACTCCGGCGGTATTTTCCTGAGCCCCACAAGGAATATGGCAAACAACAGCCGGGCCGTACGTCATATTAATCCCTGGAATCCCAAGCTGAAGTTCGTTACCTATGCGGATTATGAGGACGAATTCAGAGAGAAGATGATCGAGGCCGGCCTGCCGGTGGAAAAGAAGGAGTAA
- the dsrK gene encoding sulfate reduction electron transfer complex DsrMKJOP subunit DsrK → MVDIPNADELIQIDRTPGKESWMDVPPDLSEGRFCYPAKPKTLEYLGLPNARVWSPSDEDWQLPPDWQKIIHEGFKERLDKYRSLKVFMDICVRCGACADKCHYYIGSGDPKNMPVLRAELLRSIYRNDFTMAGKILGRIAGARKLTPQVIKEWFSYFYQCTECRRCSVYCPYGIDTAEITMMARELLNLLGLNINWIKDPVANCSRTGNHLGIQPQNMVEIIDFFCDDIEEITGVRPNPTFNRKGAEVLFITPSGDAFADPGTYTYMGYLMLFEAIGLDYTISTYASEGGNFGLFTSSDMMKKINAKMYHEAERLGVKWILGGECGHMWRVINQYMDTMNGPTGPKMEIPKSPITGTVFKNAASTKMVHIAEFTADLIRNGKLNLKPGRNDHLKVTYHDSCNPARAMGMLDEPRYVLQNVCNNFYEMPENTIREQTFCCGSGSGLNTEEIMELRMRGGLPRANAVKHVHDKYGVNMLSCVCAIDRAVLPPLMDYWVPGVSVTGLHELVGNALVLDGEHERETNLRFEPLENAEGADE, encoded by the coding sequence ATGGTCGATATTCCCAATGCGGATGAATTGATCCAGATAGACAGGACACCGGGTAAAGAGAGCTGGATGGACGTTCCACCGGATCTCTCCGAAGGAAGGTTCTGTTACCCGGCCAAGCCGAAGACTCTGGAATATCTCGGGCTTCCCAATGCAAGGGTCTGGAGCCCGTCAGATGAAGACTGGCAACTGCCGCCGGACTGGCAGAAAATCATCCATGAAGGTTTCAAGGAGAGACTGGATAAATACCGCTCCCTGAAGGTATTCATGGATATCTGTGTCCGCTGTGGTGCCTGTGCCGATAAATGTCATTACTACATCGGTTCCGGTGATCCCAAAAACATGCCCGTACTCAGGGCGGAGCTGCTGCGCTCCATCTACCGCAATGATTTTACCATGGCAGGTAAGATACTGGGACGCATTGCAGGAGCCAGAAAACTCACCCCTCAGGTGATTAAAGAGTGGTTCAGTTATTTCTATCAGTGTACGGAATGCCGCCGCTGCTCCGTGTATTGCCCCTACGGCATTGACACGGCAGAAATTACCATGATGGCCCGTGAGCTTCTGAACCTTCTTGGTCTGAATATCAACTGGATCAAGGATCCCGTGGCCAACTGTTCCCGTACGGGTAACCATCTGGGGATTCAGCCCCAGAACATGGTTGAAATCATTGATTTCTTCTGTGATGACATTGAGGAAATAACCGGTGTCAGGCCCAACCCGACCTTTAACCGTAAAGGTGCTGAAGTTCTTTTCATCACGCCTTCCGGTGATGCCTTTGCCGATCCCGGTACCTATACCTATATGGGGTATCTGATGCTGTTTGAGGCCATTGGTCTTGATTATACCATCAGCACCTATGCTTCCGAGGGTGGTAACTTCGGTCTGTTCACATCTTCAGACATGATGAAAAAGATCAATGCCAAAATGTACCACGAGGCAGAGCGTCTGGGTGTAAAGTGGATTCTTGGTGGTGAATGTGGTCATATGTGGCGGGTTATCAATCAGTATATGGATACCATGAATGGTCCCACGGGTCCGAAAATGGAGATTCCCAAATCTCCGATTACGGGTACGGTGTTTAAGAATGCCGCATCCACAAAAATGGTTCATATTGCTGAGTTCACTGCAGACCTGATCCGTAATGGCAAGCTGAACCTGAAGCCCGGCCGTAACGATCATCTCAAGGTTACTTACCATGATTCCTGCAACCCGGCCCGTGCCATGGGTATGCTGGATGAGCCCCGTTATGTACTGCAGAATGTATGCAATAACTTCTATGAAATGCCCGAAAACACCATTCGGGAGCAAACCTTCTGCTGTGGTTCCGGTTCCGGTCTGAACACCGAGGAAATTATGGAACTCCGTATGCGTGGTGGGCTGCCAAGGGCCAATGCTGTCAAGCATGTCCATGATAAATACGGTGTCAATATGCTGTCATGTGTCTGCGCCATCGACCGTGCTGTTCTGCCTCCTCTCATGGATTACTGGGTGCCTGGCGTTTCTGTCACCGGTCTGCATGAACTGGTGGGTAATGCCCTGGTTCTGGACGGAGAGCATGAAAGGGAAACCAACCTGCGTTTTGAACCTTTAGAGAATGCGGAGGGCGCAGATGAGTGA
- the dsrJ gene encoding sulfate reduction electron transfer complex DsrMKJOP subunit DsrJ, with amino-acid sequence MSDKLKVLAGLLVLAVLITLPFWLNAGKSGAAPEIVIAEAAKKAGNCVESKEWMAANHMALLDKWRDVVVREGKHVYVSESGQEFNMSLSSGENSCLGCHTSTAEFCDSCHDYTGVGTLYCWECHIDPSKENK; translated from the coding sequence ATGAGTGATAAATTGAAAGTCCTTGCGGGACTTCTTGTGCTGGCGGTGCTGATTACGCTGCCCTTCTGGCTGAATGCCGGTAAGTCCGGTGCTGCCCCGGAGATTGTCATTGCCGAAGCAGCCAAAAAAGCCGGAAACTGCGTGGAATCCAAGGAATGGATGGCTGCCAACCACATGGCTCTTCTTGATAAGTGGCGGGATGTGGTGGTACGTGAAGGCAAGCATGTCTATGTGAGTGAAAGCGGACAGGAGTTCAATATGAGTCTTTCTTCCGGGGAAAACTCCTGCCTCGGTTGCCATACCTCCACTGCTGAATTCTGTGACAGCTGTCATGATTATACAGGTGTGGGTACACTCTACTGCTGGGAATGCCACATAGACCCGTCAAAGGAGAATAAGTGA
- the dsrO gene encoding sulfate reduction electron transfer complex DsrMKJOP subunit DsrO gives MKESRRKFLKIAGVSAIGIGTGSVLTAFASSGSKEEKAAQAAGARFKHRSESLKAGHWGMVIDTRKIDADLAAKIQETCHSIHNVPGIEGKQELKWIWPSTFKHVFPMQEARYLSDQLKNAPILALCNHCENPPCVRVCPTKATFQREDGIIMMDFHRCIGCRFCMAGCPYGARSFNFRDPKPFIKEMDPMYPHRMIGVVEKCNFCDERLARGQMPACVEVSKGAILFGDLDDPDSNVRKALRANTTIRRKPSLGTSPSVYYIV, from the coding sequence ATGAAGGAAAGCAGACGCAAGTTTCTGAAAATTGCCGGTGTCTCTGCCATCGGTATAGGAACGGGTTCTGTGCTGACTGCCTTTGCCTCTTCGGGTTCGAAGGAAGAAAAGGCTGCACAAGCCGCAGGAGCCAGGTTTAAGCATCGGTCGGAAAGTCTCAAGGCTGGCCATTGGGGCATGGTGATTGATACCCGTAAGATTGATGCGGATCTTGCGGCAAAAATTCAGGAGACCTGTCACAGCATACATAATGTTCCCGGCATTGAAGGGAAGCAGGAGCTGAAGTGGATCTGGCCTTCGACATTCAAGCATGTTTTTCCCATGCAGGAAGCCCGTTACCTTTCCGATCAGCTTAAAAATGCTCCCATCCTTGCCCTGTGCAATCATTGTGAGAATCCTCCATGTGTGCGGGTATGTCCCACCAAGGCCACTTTCCAGCGGGAAGATGGCATTATCATGATGGATTTTCACCGTTGCATCGGCTGCCGTTTCTGTATGGCTGGCTGTCCTTACGGAGCCAGAAGTTTTAATTTCCGGGATCCAAAGCCTTTTATCAAGGAAATGGACCCCATGTATCCCCATCGTATGATCGGGGTTGTGGAAAAATGCAACTTCTGCGATGAGCGCCTGGCCAGAGGCCAGATGCCTGCCTGCGTGGAAGTGTCCAAAGGCGCTATTCTTTTCGGTGACCTGGATGATCCCGACTCCAATGTCCGTAAGGCCCTCAGAGCCAATACCACCATCCGACGGAAGCCAAGTCTGGGTACAAGCCCTTCCGTCTATTACATAGTGTGA
- the dsrP gene encoding sulfate reduction electron transfer complex DsrMKJOP subunit DsrP, which yields MLEKAIKGSSKYWIWIASLLLIIGVAGLAWMKQLDQGLVITGMSRDVTWGFYIAQFTFLVGVAAGGVMLVLPYYLHDYKAFGRITVLGEFLAIASIVMCLLFIIADMGFPSRLMNVIIYASPDSMLFWDMIVLNGYLFLNILVGWNVLEAERNGVPAKKWVKILALISIPWAFGIHTVTAYLYCGLPGRGFWLSAIIAPRFLASAFAAGPAFLIILATILKKTTGFDSGDKALRTLSKIVCYALIANVFFFICEVFVVFYSQNPEHMDHFIYLFWGTGNLVPFMWASMILMVTGIVLLLIPKYRNNLSLLPWICGIVFIGTWLDKGLGFVTGGFVPNPLHEYTEYAPTALELVISMGIFATGFLVLTLLFKMVVGIKQETGDTTPH from the coding sequence ATGCTGGAAAAAGCGATCAAAGGAAGCAGCAAGTACTGGATATGGATCGCCTCCCTGCTGCTGATCATCGGGGTGGCGGGACTTGCCTGGATGAAGCAGCTGGATCAGGGTCTTGTCATCACAGGTATGAGCCGTGATGTGACCTGGGGCTTCTATATTGCCCAGTTTACTTTCCTTGTGGGTGTTGCCGCAGGGGGGGTTATGCTGGTGCTTCCCTATTATCTTCACGATTATAAGGCCTTTGGCAGGATTACCGTTCTCGGTGAGTTTCTGGCCATTGCCTCCATTGTCATGTGTCTGCTTTTCATTATTGCAGACATGGGTTTTCCTTCCCGTCTGATGAACGTAATCATTTATGCCAGTCCGGATTCCATGCTTTTCTGGGATATGATTGTTCTCAACGGTTATCTTTTCCTTAACATTCTTGTGGGATGGAATGTGCTTGAGGCGGAACGCAATGGTGTTCCTGCCAAAAAGTGGGTGAAAATTTTAGCTCTTATTTCCATTCCCTGGGCCTTTGGTATCCATACGGTTACGGCTTATCTGTACTGTGGTCTGCCCGGAAGGGGCTTCTGGCTTTCTGCCATTATTGCTCCCCGCTTCCTGGCTTCCGCCTTTGCAGCAGGTCCGGCCTTCCTGATTATTCTGGCCACCATTCTTAAGAAAACCACTGGTTTTGACTCCGGTGATAAAGCCCTGCGGACTCTTTCCAAGATTGTCTGCTATGCCCTTATTGCCAATGTGTTTTTCTTTATCTGTGAAGTATTTGTGGTCTTCTACAGCCAGAATCCTGAGCATATGGATCACTTCATTTATCTGTTCTGGGGAACGGGGAATCTGGTACCCTTCATGTGGGCATCCATGATTCTTATGGTTACCGGGATTGTTCTGCTTCTGATACCAAAATACAGAAACAACCTTTCTCTGCTGCCATGGATCTGTGGTATTGTTTTCATCGGTACCTGGCTTGATAAGGGACTTGGTTTTGTAACGGGAGGTTTTGTTCCCAACCCCCTGCATGAGTACACAGAATATGCGCCAACGGCTCTTGAGCTTGTGATCAGCATGGGCATTTTTGCCACAGGCTTTCTGGTTCTGACCCTGCTCTTCAAAATGGTTGTAGGTATTAAGCAGGAAACAGGGGATACAACACCCCACTGA
- a CDS encoding rubredoxin codes for MDKYECPCGYVYDPAEGDPDNGIPAGTSFADLPEDWLCPVCDSEKEFFEKV; via the coding sequence ATGGATAAGTATGAATGTCCCTGTGGTTATGTGTATGATCCTGCGGAAGGAGATCCGGACAATGGTATCCCTGCAGGAACGTCTTTTGCGGATCTTCCGGAAGACTGGCTGTGCCCGGTCTGCGATTCGGAAAAGGAGTTTTTTGAAAAGGTCTGA
- a CDS encoding FKBP-type peptidyl-prolyl cis-trans isomerase, translated as MTPPFFYYPRQPEMDVLMRKVEKGDQVQVHYTGTFPEGEMFDSSEGRGPLSFEVGSGQMIPGFDAAVLGMAVGEKKKFTLPPEEAYGPHNPELVAVYEKSLFPEGMELEEGMILESRMEDGTVIPIRIAGIDGEDVTVDANFPMAGKTLVFDIELVAIS; from the coding sequence TTGACCCCTCCCTTTTTTTATTATCCCCGTCAGCCGGAAATGGATGTTTTGATGCGTAAGGTGGAAAAAGGCGATCAGGTTCAGGTGCACTATACGGGAACATTTCCGGAAGGTGAAATGTTTGATTCTTCAGAAGGTCGCGGACCCTTAAGCTTTGAAGTGGGCAGTGGTCAGATGATTCCCGGTTTTGATGCGGCTGTGCTTGGTATGGCCGTAGGAGAAAAGAAAAAGTTTACCCTGCCCCCTGAGGAAGCCTATGGCCCTCACAATCCCGAGCTTGTGGCTGTATACGAAAAAAGTCTTTTTCCTGAAGGTATGGAGCTTGAGGAAGGGATGATTCTTGAGAGCCGCATGGAAGACGGTACGGTTATTCCCATCCGTATTGCCGGTATTGATGGTGAGGATGTAACTGTGGATGCCAATTTTCCCATGGCCGGGAAAACACTGGTTTTTGATATTGAGCTGGTTGCCATCAGCTGA
- the lpxC gene encoding UDP-3-O-acyl-N-acetylglucosamine deacetylase has translation MALRSKQQTLAAPISCSGTGVHSGKEATLTIKPAPENHGIRFFRTDLPGTQGIPALFSRVVDTSLATVIGENGIIVSTIEHLMASFAGMGIDNARVELDNYEMPIMDGSAAVFSQKIKEAGIIVQAAPRSHFIVTHPIEIADGDKFVGVYPDEDFRITCTIEFPNPLIGRQTISILLDDDSFLTKIAPARTFGFLHEVEFMKQMGLGRGGSLESAVVVSGDSIINEEGLRFPDEFVRHKLLDCIGDFSLIGMPIRGHIKTIKSGHLFNHHFITEFFKNRRCWETMTPSES, from the coding sequence ATGGCATTACGATCTAAGCAACAGACCCTTGCTGCACCCATATCCTGTTCAGGTACAGGGGTGCATTCCGGAAAAGAAGCCACGCTTACAATAAAACCTGCGCCTGAAAACCACGGAATCCGCTTCTTCCGGACAGATCTTCCCGGCACCCAGGGAATTCCAGCCCTTTTCAGCCGGGTTGTGGATACCAGCCTCGCTACGGTGATTGGAGAAAACGGCATCATCGTTTCCACCATTGAACATCTCATGGCAAGTTTTGCCGGGATGGGTATAGACAATGCCCGCGTAGAACTGGACAATTACGAAATGCCCATCATGGATGGCAGTGCTGCTGTTTTTTCACAGAAAATAAAAGAGGCCGGTATTATTGTACAGGCCGCTCCGAGATCCCACTTCATAGTGACCCACCCCATTGAAATTGCTGACGGTGATAAGTTTGTAGGAGTCTATCCCGATGAAGATTTCCGTATCACCTGCACCATAGAATTTCCCAATCCTTTAATCGGCAGACAAACCATCAGCATCCTGCTGGATGATGACAGCTTCCTTACAAAAATTGCACCAGCCAGAACCTTCGGATTTCTCCATGAAGTGGAATTCATGAAACAGATGGGGCTTGGCAGGGGAGGCTCACTGGAAAGTGCTGTGGTTGTCAGTGGAGACAGCATTATCAATGAAGAAGGCCTTCGATTTCCGGATGAATTCGTCCGGCATAAGCTTCTGGACTGTATCGGAGACTTTTCCCTCATTGGCATGCCCATACGGGGCCACATTAAAACCATTAAATCCGGCCATCTTTTCAACCATCATTTTATAACAGAGTTTTTTAAAAACAGGAGATGCTGGGAAACCATGACTCCTTCCGAATCATAA
- a CDS encoding YifB family Mg chelatase-like AAA ATPase translates to MLARSCCAAVIGVDAIAVTVEVDVGRGLPVFQIVGLPETAVRESRDRIRTALRNGGYGFPKGRITVNLSPADIRKEGTGFDLAIALGILAASGFLPPDVVGSHLALGELSLDGRVNPVRGALAVAALADAAHIRGLLVPLANVAEAAASGRIPAFGIKNLGEAVDHLAGRKLLEPKEPVDFSCLNTSVWDADLKDVAGQDHAKRALEVAAAGSHNLLMSGSPGSGKTMLARRLPGILPPLSFDEALETSRIYSAAGLLDSSTGLVVTRPFRAPHHTISDAGLVGGGSHPRPGEISLAHQGVLFLDEFPEFRKSLLDMLRQPLEDRMLMVSRASCTVRFPASIMLVAAMNPCPCGYADEPDGRCRCAPSAVDRYRGKISGPLMDRMDIQIEVPSLAYQDFRRAGEGESSLRVRERVVRAREIQAQRFSGRPYLCNAAMDASAIREFCRTDYAGEKLLSYAAESLRLSARGVSRVLKIARTIADLEQSEALMESHLAEAVQYRRFRPDIS, encoded by the coding sequence ATGCTTGCCAGAAGCTGCTGCGCTGCCGTTATCGGTGTTGATGCCATTGCCGTAACCGTAGAGGTGGATGTGGGAAGGGGACTTCCCGTATTTCAGATTGTGGGACTTCCGGAAACAGCGGTAAGGGAAAGCAGGGATCGTATTCGAACGGCATTGCGTAATGGTGGTTATGGTTTTCCCAAGGGGCGGATTACCGTAAACCTTTCTCCGGCGGATATCCGAAAGGAGGGTACGGGTTTTGACCTTGCCATTGCCCTCGGTATTCTTGCCGCATCCGGTTTTTTGCCCCCGGATGTTGTGGGTTCCCATCTGGCTTTGGGGGAACTGTCTCTGGATGGACGTGTGAATCCTGTACGCGGGGCTCTGGCCGTGGCTGCCCTTGCGGATGCTGCTCATATCCGGGGCCTTCTTGTTCCCCTTGCCAATGTGGCGGAAGCTGCGGCATCGGGAAGAATTCCTGCCTTTGGTATAAAAAATCTTGGAGAAGCCGTGGATCATCTGGCGGGACGGAAGCTTCTTGAGCCAAAGGAGCCCGTTGATTTTTCATGCCTCAATACTTCCGTATGGGATGCGGATTTAAAGGACGTCGCAGGTCAGGATCATGCCAAAAGAGCCCTTGAGGTTGCTGCTGCCGGCTCCCATAATCTTCTTATGAGTGGATCTCCCGGATCAGGCAAGACCATGCTGGCACGCCGCCTGCCTGGCATTCTGCCTCCCCTTTCCTTTGATGAAGCCCTGGAAACCAGCCGGATTTATTCAGCAGCAGGACTTCTGGATTCCAGCACTGGTCTTGTGGTGACAAGGCCCTTCAGGGCACCTCATCATACCATCAGTGATGCTGGTCTTGTGGGTGGCGGAAGTCATCCCCGGCCGGGAGAGATCAGTCTTGCCCATCAAGGAGTTTTGTTTCTGGATGAGTTTCCTGAATTCAGGAAAAGCCTGCTGGATATGCTGCGCCAGCCCCTGGAAGATCGTATGCTGATGGTTTCGAGAGCTTCCTGTACGGTTCGTTTTCCTGCATCAATAATGCTGGTGGCAGCCATGAATCCCTGTCCCTGCGGGTACGCCGATGAACCTGACGGCAGGTGCAGGTGTGCTCCATCGGCAGTGGATCGTTACCGGGGTAAAATATCAGGCCCTTTGATGGACAGAATGGATATACAGATAGAGGTTCCTTCCCTTGCGTATCAGGATTTTCGGCGTGCCGGAGAGGGGGAGTCATCCCTCAGGGTAAGGGAGCGGGTTGTAAGGGCAAGGGAAATACAGGCCCAGCGTTTTTCCGGCAGGCCATATTTGTGCAACGCCGCCATGGATGCTTCGGCAATAAGAGAGTTCTGCAGGACGGATTACGCAGGAGAAAAGCTTTTATCCTACGCAGCGGAAAGTCTGCGCCTGTCGGCCAGGGGAGTATCCCGGGTTCTTAAAATTGCCAGAACCATAGCAGATCTTGAACAATCTGAGGCTCTTATGGAAAGCCATCTGGCGGAGGCCGTACAATACAGGCGTTTTCGTCCGGACATTTCTTGA
- a CDS encoding iron-containing alcohol dehydrogenase, producing the protein MKNFEFCNPVRIVFGKGKIADLDRLIPENAFVLVLTGGGSVKNNGVFDQVTMALKSRKWEEFSGIEANPDYDTCMKAVERIKEKKIDFILAVGGGSVIDAAKFIVAAACHNGSDPWDIVTGQAKIKTALPFGSVLTLAATGSEMNAGSVISRRSIGAKLPFASEKVFPRFSILDPETTYSLPSHVSACGVVDAWVHVLEQYLSHAIHAPLQDRQSEALLLTLLEQGPKLMENPNDYDVRADIMWCATQALNGLIGCGVPQDWATHMIGHELTAAFGLAHAESLAIVLPALLRVRKEHKKTKLEQYGRRVLGVDDAGDPAEAAIVATEVFFKRMGLGVRLSDYGIPLEAVSMVADILDRRGFRLGEDRAVDGAMVRKILVMASVPENL; encoded by the coding sequence ATGAAAAATTTTGAGTTTTGCAATCCCGTTCGTATTGTTTTTGGAAAGGGCAAAATTGCAGATCTGGATAGGCTTATACCGGAAAATGCTTTTGTGCTTGTCCTGACGGGTGGTGGATCCGTAAAAAACAACGGAGTTTTTGATCAGGTGACCATGGCCTTGAAATCCCGTAAATGGGAAGAATTTTCAGGCATAGAGGCTAATCCTGACTATGATACCTGTATGAAAGCTGTAGAAAGAATAAAAGAGAAAAAAATTGACTTTATCCTTGCCGTGGGAGGTGGCTCTGTCATTGATGCGGCAAAATTCATTGTGGCGGCAGCCTGTCATAATGGCAGTGATCCCTGGGATATTGTGACGGGTCAGGCAAAAATAAAAACAGCCCTTCCCTTTGGTTCTGTTCTTACTTTGGCAGCAACAGGTTCAGAAATGAACGCAGGATCTGTTATTTCAAGGCGTTCCATAGGAGCCAAACTTCCCTTTGCATCGGAAAAGGTTTTTCCACGTTTTTCCATTCTGGATCCGGAAACCACCTATTCCCTGCCTTCCCATGTCAGCGCCTGTGGTGTGGTGGATGCATGGGTCCATGTACTGGAACAGTATCTTTCCCATGCCATCCATGCTCCTTTGCAGGACAGACAGTCAGAGGCACTGCTCCTGACCCTCCTGGAGCAGGGGCCAAAGCTTATGGAAAATCCCAACGATTATGACGTGAGGGCGGATATAATGTGGTGTGCCACACAGGCCCTTAACGGACTCATTGGCTGTGGTGTTCCACAGGACTGGGCAACCCATATGATAGGTCATGAATTGACGGCAGCTTTCGGACTGGCCCATGCGGAATCTCTGGCCATTGTCCTTCCTGCCCTTTTGCGGGTGCGTAAAGAACATAAAAAAACCAAGCTTGAGCAGTATGGCCGCAGGGTTCTGGGAGTTGACGATGCAGGTGATCCGGCTGAAGCGGCAATTGTGGCAACGGAAGTATTTTTTAAAAGGATGGGACTTGGAGTGCGGCTTTCGGACTATGGCATTCCCCTGGAAGCTGTTTCTATGGTGGCGGATATTCTTGATCGTCGGGGATTCAGGCTGGGAGAGGACAGGGCTGTGGATGGGGCCATGGTGAGGAAAATTCTTGTTATGGCATCGGTTCCTGAAAATCTTTGA
- a CDS encoding GNAT family N-acetyltransferase: MKSISDHIIQTRRMRLIPVCPILLEAENLSFKKLSRLLNAEIPEKWPPASLFPLKHWFQEKITSHPDKTGWFLWYGILERIQTDILIMSCGFMEPPDINGGVELGYALLQPWQEKGLASEAVQALLDWAFSHPHVTHVRAHTARGNLASSRILEKCGFIKLAPEAMKPAIDRYICHGNASDFKDFQEPMP; this comes from the coding sequence GTGAAATCCATTTCTGACCATATAATCCAGACTCGGAGAATGCGCCTTATACCCGTCTGCCCGATACTGCTGGAAGCAGAAAACCTTTCTTTCAAAAAACTTTCCAGGCTCCTGAATGCTGAAATCCCTGAAAAATGGCCACCTGCAAGCCTTTTTCCCCTGAAACACTGGTTTCAGGAAAAGATAACAAGCCATCCGGATAAAACAGGATGGTTTTTATGGTATGGCATTCTCGAAAGAATTCAGACAGATATACTCATAATGAGCTGCGGGTTCATGGAACCACCCGATATTAATGGCGGAGTGGAACTAGGCTATGCCCTGCTCCAGCCATGGCAGGAAAAAGGACTTGCCAGTGAAGCCGTACAGGCTCTTCTGGACTGGGCCTTTTCCCATCCACATGTCACCCATGTGCGGGCCCACACAGCCAGAGGTAATCTCGCTTCTTCCCGAATCCTTGAAAAATGCGGTTTTATCAAACTGGCACCCGAGGCAATGAAACCCGCCATTGATCGTTACATCTGCCATGGGAATGCATCCGATTTCAAAGATTTTCAGGAACCGATGCCATAA